The proteins below come from a single Agrobacterium vitis genomic window:
- the secA gene encoding preprotein translocase subunit SecA has protein sequence MVSLGGIARKIFGSSNERRIRGNKPRVAAINALEDSIKALSDAELAAKTDEFKGELAKGKTLDDILIPAFAVAREASRRALGMRPFDVQLIGGMILHENAIAEMKTGEGKTLVATLAVYLNALSGKGVHVVTVNDYLASRDAAIMAKLYSFLGLTTGVIVHGMNDDERREAYACDITYATNNELGFDYLRDNMKYERGQMVQRGHNYAIVDEVDSILVDEARTPLIISGPLDDRSDLYTTIDAFIPMLSAEDYEIDEKQKSANFSEVGTEKLENLLKDAGLLKGVSLYDVENVAIVHHINNALKAHKLFQRDKDYIVRNDEIVIIDEFTGRMMPGRRYSEGQHQALEAKEKVTIQPENQTLASITFQNYFRMYSKLAGMTGTANTEAEEFQDIYGLSVIEVPTNLPILRIDEDDEVYRTFEEKFKAIIEEIKASASRNQPVLVGTTSIEKSELLATMLRQSGFTDFSVLNARYHEQEAYIVSQAGVPGAVTIATNMAGRGTDIQLGGNIDMRLERDLEGMEPGPERDAKEQAIREEVKALKEKALAAGGLYVIATERHESRRIDNQLRGRSGRQGDPGRSKFYLSLQDDLMRIFGSDRMDSMLQKLGLKEGEAIVHPWINKALERAQKKVEARNFDIRKNLLKYDDVLNDQRKVIFEQRVELMDAEDLTETIDDMRHELIDTIVRTHIPEKAYAEQWDVAGLKTAMTGILNLDLPIEDWAQEEGIAEDDIVERVKKAADEVMAEKTERFGPEIMAYIERSVLLQTIDNLWREHIVNLDHLRSVVGFRGYAQRDPLQEYKAEAFELFQALLANMREGVTAQMMRVEIVREAPPEPTLPIMHGHHEDPQTGQDEFVAADSIVTPENRNAADPSTWGKVGRNEMCPCGSGKRFKHCHGALLA, from the coding sequence ATGGTCAGTCTTGGTGGGATCGCCCGCAAAATTTTCGGCTCCTCGAATGAACGCCGCATCCGGGGGAATAAGCCTCGCGTGGCCGCCATCAACGCGCTGGAGGACAGCATAAAGGCATTGAGTGATGCCGAGCTGGCCGCAAAGACCGACGAATTCAAGGGTGAGCTTGCCAAAGGCAAGACGCTCGACGACATCCTGATCCCGGCCTTTGCCGTGGCGCGCGAAGCATCGCGCCGGGCGCTCGGCATGCGGCCCTTCGATGTGCAGCTGATCGGCGGCATGATCCTGCATGAAAACGCCATTGCCGAAATGAAAACCGGCGAAGGCAAGACGCTGGTGGCAACGCTCGCCGTTTATCTCAACGCATTGTCCGGCAAGGGCGTGCATGTGGTGACGGTCAATGATTATCTCGCCAGCCGCGACGCCGCCATCATGGCCAAGCTCTACAGCTTCCTCGGCCTGACCACCGGCGTCATCGTGCATGGCATGAACGACGATGAGCGCCGCGAGGCCTATGCCTGCGACATCACCTACGCCACCAATAACGAGCTTGGCTTCGACTACCTGCGCGACAACATGAAATATGAGCGCGGCCAGATGGTGCAGCGCGGCCATAATTACGCAATCGTCGACGAAGTGGACTCAATCCTGGTCGATGAAGCGCGCACACCGCTGATCATTTCCGGACCGCTCGACGACCGTTCCGATCTCTACACCACCATCGACGCTTTCATTCCAATGCTGAGTGCCGAAGACTACGAGATCGATGAAAAGCAGAAATCGGCCAATTTCTCCGAAGTCGGCACCGAAAAGCTGGAAAACCTGCTGAAAGACGCTGGCCTGCTCAAAGGCGTTTCGCTGTATGACGTCGAAAACGTCGCCATCGTCCATCACATCAACAATGCGCTGAAGGCCCACAAGCTGTTCCAGCGCGACAAGGACTATATCGTTCGCAATGACGAAATCGTCATTATCGACGAGTTCACCGGCCGGATGATGCCGGGCCGTCGCTATTCCGAAGGCCAGCACCAGGCGCTGGAAGCCAAGGAAAAGGTAACGATCCAGCCGGAAAACCAGACCCTGGCCTCGATTACCTTCCAGAATTATTTCCGGATGTATTCAAAGCTTGCCGGGATGACCGGTACGGCCAATACCGAAGCCGAGGAATTCCAGGATATCTACGGCCTCAGCGTCATCGAAGTGCCGACCAACCTGCCGATCCTGCGTATCGACGAGGATGATGAGGTCTACCGGACCTTTGAGGAAAAGTTCAAGGCGATCATCGAGGAAATCAAGGCCTCCGCGTCGCGCAATCAGCCGGTCCTGGTCGGGACAACATCGATTGAAAAGTCCGAACTGCTGGCCACCATGCTGCGCCAGAGCGGATTTACCGATTTCAGCGTGCTGAATGCCCGCTATCACGAGCAGGAAGCCTATATCGTCTCCCAGGCTGGTGTGCCGGGCGCCGTCACCATCGCCACCAACATGGCCGGTCGCGGTACCGACATTCAGCTTGGTGGCAATATCGACATGCGGCTTGAACGCGATCTGGAAGGCATGGAGCCCGGCCCAGAGCGTGACGCCAAGGAACAGGCGATCCGCGAAGAAGTCAAAGCCCTGAAGGAAAAGGCACTGGCCGCAGGCGGCCTCTACGTGATCGCTACCGAGCGCCATGAAAGCCGGCGCATCGATAACCAGCTGCGTGGCCGTTCCGGTCGTCAGGGCGACCCGGGCCGTTCGAAATTCTACCTGTCGCTTCAAGACGACCTGATGCGGATTTTCGGTTCCGACCGCATGGACAGCATGCTTCAGAAGCTGGGCCTGAAGGAAGGCGAAGCCATCGTCCATCCCTGGATCAACAAGGCGCTTGAACGCGCCCAGAAAAAGGTCGAGGCGCGCAATTTCGACATCCGCAAGAACCTGTTGAAATATGACGACGTGCTGAACGACCAGCGCAAGGTGATTTTCGAGCAGCGCGTCGAGCTGATGGATGCCGAAGACCTGACCGAAACCATCGACGATATGCGCCACGAGCTGATCGACACCATCGTGCGCACGCATATCCCGGAAAAGGCCTATGCCGAACAATGGGATGTGGCTGGCCTGAAGACGGCAATGACCGGAATCCTCAACCTCGACCTTCCTATCGAGGACTGGGCGCAGGAAGAAGGCATTGCTGAAGACGATATCGTCGAACGGGTCAAGAAAGCCGCCGACGAGGTCATGGCTGAGAAGACCGAGCGCTTCGGTCCGGAAATCATGGCCTATATCGAACGGTCCGTATTGTTGCAGACCATCGATAACCTGTGGCGCGAGCATATCGTCAACCTCGACCACTTGCGTTCGGTGGTGGGTTTCCGTGGCTATGCCCAGCGCGATCCCTTGCAGGAATACAAGGCGGAAGCGTTCGAACTGTTCCAGGCGCTGCTCGCCAACATGCGAGAAGGCGTTACCGCCCAAATGATGCGGGTGGAAATCGTCCGTGAAGCGCCCCCGGAGCCAACCCTGCCGATCATGCATGGCCACCACGAAGACCCACAGACCGGCCAGGATGAATTTGTCGCCGCAGACAGCATCGTCACCCCTGAAAACCGCAATGCCGCCGATCCCTCGACCTGGGGCAAGGTCGGACGCAACGAAATGTGCCCTTGCGGCTCCGGCAAGCGCTTCAAGCACTGCCACGGCGCCCTGCTGGCATAA
- a CDS encoding peptidylprolyl isomerase, producing MLRSHKLVLAACAALVALSSYAHADDAVVAKVGTLEIHQSELDLAIANLDPQFAQMPDDQKKVAALSGAIDVKLLAGSAIGEKMQDDPAYKQRMAFIADRELHNAYFKKHVVDVTTDEEVKARYEKEIAALPKEQEIHARHILVKTEDEAKDVIKQLDGGKDFAELAKEKSTDSSGSDGGDLGFFSKGRMVPEFEEAAFALKPGTYTKTPVKSQFGFHVIKVEEIRDAAPPKFEDVQQQVRQLVMRDKYLALLEKAKTSEKVEIVDPALKKGYEDISKQQADPDAAAAPKP from the coding sequence ATGCTGCGTTCTCACAAACTCGTCCTGGCGGCCTGTGCCGCCCTTGTGGCGCTGTCTTCTTACGCCCATGCCGACGATGCTGTCGTCGCCAAGGTCGGCACTCTGGAAATCCACCAGTCCGAGCTGGATCTGGCGATTGCCAACCTCGATCCTCAGTTTGCCCAGATGCCGGATGACCAGAAAAAGGTTGCGGCTCTGTCTGGCGCTATCGATGTCAAGCTGCTGGCTGGCAGCGCCATCGGCGAAAAAATGCAGGACGATCCGGCCTACAAGCAGCGCATGGCTTTCATTGCCGACCGCGAACTCCACAATGCCTATTTCAAGAAGCATGTCGTGGACGTGACAACCGATGAGGAAGTCAAGGCGCGCTATGAGAAGGAAATCGCCGCTCTGCCGAAGGAGCAAGAAATTCACGCCCGTCACATTCTGGTGAAGACCGAGGATGAAGCCAAGGATGTGATCAAGCAGCTGGATGGCGGCAAGGATTTTGCCGAACTGGCCAAGGAAAAATCGACCGATTCCAGCGGATCGGACGGCGGTGATCTCGGTTTCTTCTCCAAGGGCCGTATGGTGCCTGAATTCGAAGAAGCTGCCTTTGCGCTCAAGCCCGGCACCTATACCAAGACCCCGGTGAAGAGCCAGTTCGGCTTCCACGTCATCAAGGTCGAAGAGATCCGTGACGCGGCTCCGCCGAAATTCGAAGATGTGCAGCAGCAGGTTCGCCAGCTGGTGATGCGCGACAAGTATCTGGCCCTGCTGGAAAAGGCCAAGACCTCTGAAAAGGTCGAGATCGTCGATCCGGCTCTGAAGAAGGGCTATGAGGATATCAGCAAGCAGCAGGCCGATCCGGACGCTGCCGCCGCGCCGAAGCCATAA
- the argJ gene encoding bifunctional glutamate N-acetyltransferase/amino-acid acetyltransferase ArgJ, whose product MSASVSPLAPKSFAEMPAIRGVSMATAAAGIKYKNRTDVLLMVFDRPASVAGVFTRSKCPSAPVDFCRKNLAHGVARGVVVNSGNANAFTGTKGRAATELTAKSAASALNCGEDEIYLASTGVIGEPLDATKFAGVLDDMARDAKGDFWLEAAKAIMTTDTYPKVATRSTEIGGVTVTINGIAKGAGMIAPDMATMLSFVVTDADIAPAALQALLSAGVGPSFNSVTVDSDTSTSDTLMLFATGAAASDGQQRVDTADDARLDGFRAALNDLLKDLALQVVRDGEGARKMVEVTVKGAESDAAAKVIALSIANSPLVKTAVAGEDANWGRVVMAVGKAGELADRDRLAIWFGDVRVAVNGERDPDYSEAAATAVMQGEDIPVTVELGLGSGTATVWTCDLTKEYVAINGDYRS is encoded by the coding sequence ATGTCAGCCAGTGTTTCTCCTCTCGCGCCAAAGAGTTTTGCCGAAATGCCCGCGATCCGCGGCGTCTCCATGGCAACAGCTGCGGCGGGCATCAAATACAAGAACCGTACCGATGTGCTGTTGATGGTGTTCGATCGCCCAGCCAGCGTTGCGGGCGTGTTTACCCGGTCCAAATGCCCATCCGCACCAGTGGATTTCTGCCGGAAAAACCTGGCCCATGGCGTGGCGCGTGGCGTGGTTGTCAATTCCGGCAATGCCAATGCCTTTACCGGCACCAAGGGCCGCGCCGCGACCGAGTTGACGGCCAAATCGGCGGCATCGGCGCTCAACTGCGGTGAAGATGAAATTTATCTGGCCTCGACCGGCGTGATCGGCGAACCACTGGATGCAACGAAATTTGCCGGCGTGCTTGATGACATGGCCCGCGATGCCAAGGGCGATTTCTGGCTGGAAGCCGCCAAGGCGATCATGACCACGGATACCTATCCGAAGGTTGCGACCCGCAGCACTGAGATCGGCGGCGTCACTGTGACCATCAATGGCATTGCCAAGGGTGCGGGCATGATCGCGCCTGATATGGCGACCATGCTGTCCTTCGTCGTCACCGATGCCGATATCGCACCGGCTGCCTTGCAGGCGCTGTTGTCGGCGGGTGTCGGTCCAAGCTTTAATTCCGTCACGGTCGATAGTGACACCTCGACCTCCGATACGTTGATGCTGTTTGCGACCGGCGCTGCGGCCAGTGATGGTCAGCAGCGTGTTGACACTGCCGACGATGCCCGTCTTGACGGGTTCCGGGCTGCACTCAACGATCTCCTCAAGGATCTGGCCTTGCAAGTGGTCCGTGATGGCGAAGGTGCGCGCAAGATGGTGGAAGTCACCGTCAAGGGCGCTGAAAGCGACGCGGCTGCCAAGGTCATTGCCCTTTCGATTGCCAATTCGCCATTGGTGAAGACGGCAGTTGCTGGCGAAGACGCCAATTGGGGCCGGGTGGTCATGGCTGTCGGCAAGGCTGGCGAGTTGGCTGACCGGGATCGTCTGGCGATTTGGTTCGGTGACGTCCGCGTTGCTGTTAACGGTGAGCGTGATCCGGATTATTCGGAAGCCGCAGCCACAGCCGTGATGCAGGGCGAAGACATTCCGGTCACGGTCGAGCTTGGGCTTGGGTCGGGGACAGCCACGGTCTGGACCTGCGATCTCACCAAGGAATATGTGGCCATCAACGGGGATTATCGGAGCTGA
- a CDS encoding GNAT family N-acetyltransferase, with amino-acid sequence MAVDQSPRAPNLPQVRRLEAVSFRAWPAASVQYDGSWQVRLTGGHPSKRVNCVVALDRSDIRDIRLRLEKAERKFESYGRPMVFRETPLAPPQVIDVLREDGWTRFDESLVMALDLAELCDLDVMDHLPTQDIGRFVDASLALRNEDAASKPALAELISNIKPPLGLFLIEVPDNGPVAAAICVQDNDLAGLLQLAVGEAHRGKGTGLELTYAALRWARIRGAKSAWLQVQADNGPALSLYEKLGFKEAYRYCYWRHETAAKAEGEE; translated from the coding sequence ATGGCGGTGGATCAGTCACCACGCGCGCCAAACCTGCCGCAGGTCCGCAGGCTGGAAGCTGTCAGTTTTCGCGCCTGGCCCGCGGCCTCCGTTCAGTATGACGGCAGCTGGCAGGTCCGGCTGACGGGCGGTCATCCGTCGAAGCGGGTCAATTGCGTGGTGGCGCTGGACCGCTCCGATATCCGCGACATTCGTCTGCGGTTGGAAAAGGCGGAGCGCAAATTCGAATCCTACGGTCGGCCCATGGTGTTTCGAGAAACGCCGTTGGCGCCGCCGCAAGTGATCGATGTGCTGCGTGAGGATGGTTGGACCCGCTTCGACGAAAGCCTTGTTATGGCGCTCGATCTGGCAGAGCTTTGCGATCTCGATGTGATGGATCACCTGCCAACTCAGGATATCGGTCGTTTTGTTGACGCCAGTCTGGCGCTGCGCAATGAGGATGCCGCGTCGAAGCCGGCGCTTGCCGAACTGATCAGCAATATCAAACCGCCGCTTGGCCTGTTTCTGATCGAGGTGCCTGACAATGGTCCGGTGGCGGCCGCCATTTGCGTGCAAGACAATGATCTGGCCGGACTGTTGCAGCTTGCCGTGGGGGAAGCCCATCGCGGCAAAGGAACCGGCCTCGAACTGACCTATGCGGCCCTGCGCTGGGCGCGGATAAGGGGAGCGAAAAGCGCCTGGCTTCAGGTCCAGGCCGATAACGGTCCGGCCCTTTCGCTTTACGAAAAGCTCGGCTTCAAGGAAGCCTATCGCTATTGCTACTGGCGCCACGAAACCGCCGCCAAGGCAGAGGGCGAAGAATGA
- the mutT gene encoding 8-oxo-dGTP diphosphatase MutT gives MVPVPVPGPRPILLVAACALLDSDGRILLAQRPEGKSLAGLWEFPGGKVETGETPEETLVRELEEELGIATKIPCLAPLTFASHTYETFHLLMPLYVCRRYEGMPQGREGQAIKWVKPRDLRSYPMPPADEPLIPFLLDLL, from the coding sequence ATGGTGCCTGTACCAGTACCAGGGCCTCGGCCTATTCTGCTGGTTGCCGCCTGCGCTCTGCTGGACAGCGATGGACGCATTCTGCTGGCGCAAAGGCCGGAAGGAAAGTCGCTGGCCGGGCTCTGGGAATTTCCCGGCGGCAAGGTCGAAACCGGCGAAACACCAGAGGAAACCCTGGTTCGTGAGCTTGAGGAAGAGCTTGGCATTGCCACGAAAATCCCTTGTCTCGCGCCGCTGACCTTTGCCAGCCACACCTATGAAACATTCCATCTGCTGATGCCGCTCTATGTCTGCCGTCGCTATGAGGGCATGCCGCAGGGGCGGGAAGGCCAGGCGATCAAATGGGTCAAGCCCCGCGATCTGCGGTCCTATCCGATGCCGCCAGCCGATGAGCCGTTGATCCCATTCCTGCTGGATTTGCTATAG
- a CDS encoding Flp family type IVb pilin: protein MMGLLRRFSGLSAIFRQTSGATAIEYSLIAGIIAVTLYLALGVYYEALDRLFDSIIAAIPQA, encoded by the coding sequence ATGATGGGGCTTTTACGCCGGTTTTCCGGCTTGTCGGCGATTTTTCGCCAAACATCTGGTGCAACTGCAATCGAGTATAGCCTGATCGCGGGGATAATCGCGGTGACGCTTTATCTGGCGCTTGGCGTTTATTACGAAGCGCTGGACAGGCTGTTTGATTCCATCATTGCTGCCATACCGCAAGCCTGA
- a CDS encoding methyltransferase domain-containing protein translates to MEPLFDPDLIVRNRERAFGADDAGAGFLLDIVAQELTERLAVVERRFETAVELHGIDGRVGRACLETGRIDQLQRVETSSRFARQGETLIPGPIEHLPLGEQSANLLLSPLALHLANDMPGLLIQMRRSLQPDGLLLAALPGAGTLGELRDVLLTTEIEISGGASPRVMPFADVRDIGALLQRAGFALPVVDVETYTVRYDGILALMRDLKAMGMANPLAARSRKPLTRQFFLRAAELYAERYSDADGRIRASFSIIYMSGWAPHESQPKPLKPGSAKIRLADALGGKP, encoded by the coding sequence ATGGAGCCGCTATTCGATCCTGATCTCATCGTCCGCAACCGCGAGCGTGCCTTCGGCGCTGATGATGCCGGAGCCGGTTTCCTACTGGATATCGTCGCACAGGAGCTGACCGAGCGGCTGGCTGTGGTGGAACGCCGGTTTGAAACCGCAGTCGAATTGCACGGAATCGATGGCAGGGTCGGGAGGGCCTGTCTGGAAACAGGACGGATCGACCAGTTGCAGCGGGTGGAAACCAGCAGCCGCTTTGCCCGGCAGGGAGAAACGCTGATCCCTGGCCCTATCGAGCATCTGCCACTTGGCGAGCAAAGCGCCAATCTTCTGCTGTCGCCGCTTGCCCTGCATCTTGCCAATGACATGCCGGGCCTGCTGATCCAGATGCGCCGGTCACTCCAGCCTGACGGTCTGTTGCTCGCAGCCTTGCCCGGAGCCGGAACGCTTGGCGAATTGCGCGACGTGCTGCTGACAACAGAGATCGAGATCAGCGGCGGAGCAAGCCCCCGCGTCATGCCCTTTGCCGATGTGCGCGACATAGGGGCATTGTTACAGCGGGCGGGCTTTGCCCTTCCGGTTGTCGATGTCGAGACCTATACGGTGCGATATGATGGGATTCTGGCGCTGATGCGCGATCTCAAAGCCATGGGCATGGCCAATCCGCTGGCCGCCCGCAGCCGCAAACCGCTGACCCGGCAGTTTTTCCTGCGCGCCGCCGAGCTGTATGCCGAACGCTATAGCGATGCCGATGGCCGCATTCGCGCCAGTTTCTCGATCATCTACATGTCAGGCTGGGCCCCGCATGAAAGCCAGCCCAAACCGCTCAAGCCGGGGTCTGCGAAAATCCGCCTCGCCGACGCATTGGGCGGAAAGCCGTAG
- a CDS encoding ComF family protein encodes MVALAHRGFRGTQILGRVLRDLVYPPGCATCGLPVAKAGSLCSDCWCSVRFIERPYCEILCLPFGFDPGQGMVCAEAIANPPVFDRLRAAVVHDGAARDLVHRLKYGDRTDLAPMMAHWMIRAGGQELLRADAILPVPLHRWRLFSRQYNQSAELGRALAGLSDKPFLPGVLTRVKRTQKQVGLTEKARADNVRGAFKVAENRRDQVFGRHLVLVDDVYTTGATVSAATRALKRAGAVEVTVLTFAMALVTPI; translated from the coding sequence ATGGTGGCCCTGGCCCATCGGGGCTTTCGGGGGACGCAAATTCTTGGCCGGGTGCTGCGCGATCTGGTCTATCCTCCCGGTTGCGCCACCTGCGGTCTGCCGGTTGCCAAGGCTGGCAGCCTGTGTTCCGATTGCTGGTGCTCGGTGCGGTTCATCGAGCGGCCTTATTGTGAAATTCTCTGTCTGCCTTTCGGTTTTGATCCAGGCCAGGGCATGGTTTGCGCCGAGGCGATTGCCAATCCTCCGGTTTTCGACCGGCTGCGGGCAGCGGTTGTGCATGATGGTGCGGCGCGTGATCTGGTCCATCGGCTGAAATATGGCGACAGGACCGATCTGGCACCGATGATGGCGCATTGGATGATCCGGGCTGGCGGCCAGGAACTGCTCCGCGCCGATGCGATCCTGCCGGTGCCGTTGCATCGCTGGCGGTTGTTTTCACGCCAATATAACCAGTCAGCGGAACTAGGTCGGGCGCTGGCCGGGCTGTCAGATAAGCCCTTCCTGCCGGGGGTTCTGACGCGGGTGAAGCGGACGCAAAAGCAGGTTGGACTGACGGAAAAGGCGCGGGCGGACAATGTTCGTGGCGCTTTCAAAGTGGCGGAAAACCGCCGCGATCAGGTGTTTGGCCGCCATCTGGTGCTGGTCGATGATGTCTACACGACAGGGGCCACGGTCAGTGCTGCGACCCGCGCGCTGAAGCGGGCGGGGGCCGTGGAAGTCACGGTCTTGACCTTTGCAATGGCGCTTGTAACACCTATATGA
- the grxC gene encoding glutaredoxin 3, which yields MASVIIYTRKYCEYCARAKALLTTKGVAFTEVDATGNAELRQEMVNKSGRNTFPQIFIDGTHVGGCDDLHALERAGKLDPMLAA from the coding sequence ATGGCGTCCGTGATCATCTATACGCGGAAATATTGTGAATATTGCGCCCGCGCCAAGGCGCTTCTGACCACCAAGGGCGTGGCTTTTACCGAGGTCGACGCGACGGGCAATGCGGAACTGCGCCAGGAAATGGTCAATAAATCCGGTCGCAATACATTTCCGCAGATCTTCATCGATGGCACCCATGTCGGTGGTTGCGATGATCTGCATGCGCTGGAACGGGCTGGAAAGCTCGATCCGATGCTGGCGGCCTGA
- a CDS encoding carbon-nitrogen hydrolase family protein yields MTITVAALQMCSGTDLEKNAATMARLVREAAAAGAIYVQTPEMTGALQRNREALRAMLRDDDNDLIAVTAAQLAGELKIHVHVGSTAIARADGMIANRGLLFGPNGRRICTYDKIHMFDVDLDNGESWRESAAYAPGKSACVADLPFARLGFAICYDVRFPSLFRTEAMAGADILTVPAAFTRQTGEAHWHILLRARAIENGAFVIAAAQGGTHEDGRETYGHSLIIDPWGKILAEGPAAGEAVVMAEIDLDAVKAARMKIPNLKNGRDFNLDMVPTLAKGGQTV; encoded by the coding sequence ATGACCATTACGGTTGCAGCCCTGCAAATGTGCTCCGGCACCGATCTTGAGAAGAATGCCGCTACCATGGCGCGTCTGGTGCGCGAGGCAGCAGCAGCAGGGGCGATCTATGTCCAGACCCCGGAAATGACCGGGGCCTTGCAGCGCAACCGTGAGGCTTTGCGGGCCATGCTGCGCGATGACGACAATGACTTGATTGCCGTCACGGCGGCTCAACTGGCTGGCGAACTGAAGATCCATGTCCATGTCGGTTCAACAGCGATTGCCCGTGCCGATGGGATGATTGCCAATCGCGGCCTGTTGTTCGGGCCGAATGGTCGGCGGATCTGCACCTATGACAAGATTCATATGTTCGATGTGGATCTGGACAATGGTGAAAGCTGGCGGGAAAGTGCCGCTTATGCGCCCGGCAAGAGCGCTTGCGTTGCTGATTTGCCCTTCGCCAGGCTCGGCTTTGCGATTTGCTATGATGTGCGGTTTCCCTCGCTGTTTCGCACCGAAGCCATGGCGGGTGCCGACATTCTGACGGTGCCAGCGGCCTTCACCCGGCAGACCGGCGAGGCGCATTGGCATATCCTGCTCAGGGCGCGGGCCATCGAGAATGGTGCGTTCGTCATTGCCGCCGCCCAGGGCGGTACCCACGAGGATGGACGCGAAACCTATGGGCATTCGCTGATCATCGATCCCTGGGGGAAAATCCTGGCGGAAGGCCCGGCGGCGGGCGAGGCCGTGGTGATGGCCGAGATCGATCTCGATGCCGTCAAGGCGGCGCGCATGAAGATCCCCAACCTCAAAAATGGCCGTGATTTCAATCTCGACATGGTTCCAACGCTCGCCAAGGGAGGGCAGACGGTTTGA
- a CDS encoding DUF1178 family protein, with protein MIRYSLICDQAHEFEGWFAQSDDFDRQKASGFLTCPVCSSASISKSLMAPMVSTARSKEERQKVAYDAAQREAFLKLKEAVATVRANSEDVGERFPEEARKIHYGEADARGIIGNASPDEARALIEEGIEIAPLPVLPDDVN; from the coding sequence TTGATCCGCTATTCCCTCATCTGCGATCAGGCCCATGAATTTGAGGGCTGGTTTGCGCAAAGCGATGATTTCGACCGCCAGAAAGCCAGTGGCTTTTTGACCTGCCCGGTCTGTTCTTCCGCCTCCATTTCCAAAAGCCTGATGGCGCCGATGGTGTCGACGGCGCGCAGCAAGGAAGAACGCCAGAAGGTAGCCTATGACGCTGCCCAGCGTGAAGCCTTCCTGAAGTTGAAGGAGGCGGTTGCGACCGTCAGGGCCAATAGCGAAGATGTCGGCGAGCGGTTTCCCGAAGAGGCCCGCAAGATCCATTACGGCGAGGCCGATGCCCGGGGGATTATCGGCAATGCCAGCCCCGACGAGGCGCGCGCCCTGATTGAGGAAGGCATCGAAATTGCGCCCCTGCCAGTTCTGCCTGACGATGTGAATTGA
- a CDS encoding DUF3291 domain-containing protein → MSSTHHLALYNFGLHVAPSGDPAIQGFVDREPLNFEAATRSTGFIDRSGYEGEPGPESWGVQVFPRFMEGSGFTSGPSSLSLWQDPEALMAFSYSGVHADALKHARHWNVKQTWPSLVLWWVPVGSRPQWSDGVERLEHLADHGPTPFGFTFKQAFAEDGTSYHLDRARITQLATGNCARQQDLLERLASMPV, encoded by the coding sequence ATGTCGTCCACCCATCACCTCGCGCTCTATAATTTCGGCCTGCATGTCGCGCCATCTGGAGATCCGGCAATTCAGGGCTTTGTTGACCGAGAGCCTCTTAATTTTGAGGCCGCTACGCGCTCCACGGGCTTTATCGACCGTTCCGGTTATGAGGGCGAACCGGGGCCGGAAAGCTGGGGCGTGCAGGTGTTTCCGCGTTTTATGGAAGGCAGCGGATTTACCTCCGGTCCATCGTCTCTTTCGCTCTGGCAAGACCCGGAGGCCCTGATGGCCTTCTCCTATAGTGGCGTCCATGCTGACGCCTTGAAACACGCGCGCCACTGGAATGTGAAGCAGACCTGGCCTTCTTTGGTGCTCTGGTGGGTGCCAGTTGGCAGCAGGCCGCAATGGTCAGATGGTGTGGAAAGGCTCGAGCATCTCGCCGATCACGGACCGACGCCCTTCGGCTTCACGTTCAAGCAGGCTTTTGCTGAGGATGGTACATCCTATCATCTTGACCGAGCGCGGATAACGCAGCTTGCCACCGGCAATTGCGCCCGCCAGCAGGATTTGCTGGAACGCCTTGCCTCAATGCCGGTATGA